From Pseudomonas sp. StFLB209, a single genomic window includes:
- a CDS encoding SGNH/GDSL hydrolase family protein: MATASVLAGLTILMIGDSHLATPDYLIGSLHDSLVQQGAKVHTLGICGANAGDWLQATPGTCGGAERRGSEKTVVLGSKAATVPISQLLAADKPDLVLVVMGDTMASYTKPAFPKAWLWQQTTTFTKALAASGTRCVWVGPNWGTEGGKYGKTFARVEMTSKFLASNVAPCSYIDSLQFSKPGQWATVDGQHLTGPGYKTWSDNIGKALVQAPAVKELRP, encoded by the coding sequence ATGGCAACAGCATCGGTCCTGGCGGGCCTGACGATCCTGATGATTGGCGACAGCCACCTGGCGACCCCCGATTACCTGATCGGCAGCCTGCACGACAGCCTGGTCCAGCAGGGCGCCAAGGTCCACACCCTGGGCATCTGCGGCGCCAACGCCGGTGACTGGCTGCAGGCCACACCAGGCACCTGTGGCGGTGCCGAGCGCCGTGGCAGCGAAAAGACCGTGGTGTTGGGCAGCAAAGCGGCGACCGTACCAATCAGCCAGTTGCTGGCCGCCGACAAACCGGATCTGGTGCTGGTGGTGATGGGCGACACCATGGCCAGCTACACCAAACCGGCGTTCCCTAAAGCCTGGCTGTGGCAGCAGACCACCACGTTCACCAAGGCGCTGGCGGCCAGCGGCACACGCTGCGTCTGGGTCGGCCCGAACTGGGGCACCGAGGGCGGCAAGTACGGCAAGACCTTCGCCCGGGTCGAGATGACTTCGAAGTTTCTGGCCAGCAACGTTGCCCCTTGCAGCTACATCGATTCGCTGCAGTTCTCCAAACCGGGCCAGTGGGCCACGGTGGATGGCCAGCACTTGACCGGTCCTGGCTACAAGACCTGGAGCGATAACATCGGCAAGGCGTTGGTGCAGGCGCCTGCGGTCAAGGAACTGCGGCCATGA
- a CDS encoding alginate O-acetyltransferase AlgF, which yields MIRPLAALLLWPMLGGVAQAAEIALYPSGPAEDSAFIRFVNASAAPLEVVAREGQKPLRLEAEQPSAFFPVQAKGAVEGTLISGAQRLAMAQAVEPGEFATVVALAKADGSLRQVAVREAPDDFNALKASLAFFSLDASCAEASLRPAGRTADLFKAVPDGTLQRRSINPVKLSVQLVCGQANVGAPLDLGELKAGERYSVLLLPSTNGPRLLAATDTLSH from the coding sequence ATGATCCGGCCACTGGCAGCGCTGCTGCTCTGGCCGATGCTGGGTGGCGTCGCGCAGGCGGCCGAGATTGCCCTGTACCCCAGCGGCCCGGCTGAAGACTCAGCGTTCATCCGCTTCGTCAATGCCAGCGCCGCGCCGCTGGAGGTCGTGGCCCGTGAAGGACAGAAACCGCTGCGCCTGGAGGCGGAGCAGCCGTCGGCCTTTTTTCCGGTACAGGCCAAAGGGGCGGTTGAAGGCACGCTGATCAGTGGTGCGCAACGGCTGGCCATGGCGCAGGCGGTCGAACCCGGCGAGTTCGCCACGGTGGTGGCCCTGGCCAAGGCCGATGGCAGCCTGCGTCAGGTCGCGGTGCGCGAAGCACCGGATGACTTCAATGCGCTGAAGGCTTCGCTGGCGTTCTTCAGCCTCGACGCCAGTTGCGCCGAGGCAAGCCTGCGTCCGGCCGGGCGTACGGCCGATTTGTTCAAGGCGGTGCCGGATGGCACCTTGCAGCGTCGCTCGATCAACCCGGTCAAGTTGTCGGTGCAACTGGTCTGTGGCCAGGCCAATGTCGGCGCGCCTCTGGATCTGGGTGAGCTGAAGGCGGGTGAGCGCTACAGCGTGCTGCTGTTGCCATCGACCAATGGCCCGCGCCTGTTGGCGGCTACGGATACGTTGTCCCACTGA